In Corynebacterium aquatimens, one genomic interval encodes:
- a CDS encoding trimeric intracellular cation channel family protein, giving the protein MLTGYDIGVYFEGVDDSVGRIIAALDLIGVFLNAVIGGTVARRMKFDAVGFIVLAIVSAMAGGVIRDAIIGATPVNALRDPWYITIALVGALVAFLANFRGYGWELVRFHGDMIILGVWSTTGAAAALAAGVSYIGCVFMGVLTATGGMVIREVLIGRIPRILNDQQMYVVPAIAGALTAIAINEIGYPTVALLGAPLVAFTLGTVAYWAKWYVPASGDSAPVNTWLRAPFGWLGRTFEPRKFRQWRLAKEAAMQADPRADAGMFPSKGEVRDQLQGPAGADELSAQQWSQEEFIAALYRVYVDESGRGTAGGWARRPAAES; this is encoded by the coding sequence GTGCTCACCGGCTACGATATCGGCGTGTATTTCGAAGGTGTAGATGATTCGGTGGGCCGCATCATCGCGGCGCTGGACCTAATTGGGGTGTTCCTGAACGCCGTGATCGGTGGAACCGTCGCGCGGCGCATGAAGTTTGATGCGGTGGGGTTCATCGTGCTGGCGATCGTGTCCGCTATGGCCGGCGGCGTGATCAGGGATGCGATTATTGGCGCAACGCCCGTCAACGCGTTGCGTGACCCGTGGTACATCACCATCGCGCTGGTGGGCGCGCTCGTTGCTTTTCTTGCCAATTTCCGTGGTTACGGCTGGGAGCTGGTCCGCTTCCACGGGGACATGATCATCCTGGGCGTGTGGTCCACGACGGGTGCGGCCGCGGCGCTCGCCGCCGGGGTGAGCTACATCGGATGCGTGTTCATGGGGGTGCTCACGGCCACCGGCGGGATGGTGATCCGGGAAGTGCTTATCGGGCGCATCCCGAGGATTCTCAACGACCAGCAGATGTATGTAGTCCCAGCCATAGCGGGGGCGCTAACAGCGATTGCGATCAATGAGATCGGATACCCCACGGTCGCACTATTGGGCGCACCTTTGGTCGCGTTCACACTGGGCACGGTGGCCTATTGGGCGAAGTGGTACGTGCCAGCCAGTGGAGACTCCGCACCCGTGAACACGTGGTTGCGCGCGCCGTTCGGCTGGTTGGGGCGCACGTTTGAGCCGAGGAAGTTCCGCCAGTGGCGCCTGGCTAAGGAAGCGGCGATGCAGGCGGATCCGCGCGCAGACGCCGGTATGTTCCCCTCCAAGGGGGAGGTGCGCGACCAACTTCAAGGTCCCGCTGGAGCGGATGAACTAAGCGCGCAGCAGTGGTCCCAGGAGGAGTTCATCGCGGCGCTCTACCGCGTTTACGTGGATGAATCGGGCCGTGGTACCGCGGGTGGATGGGCGCGCCGCCCCGCGGCGGAAAGCTAA
- a CDS encoding FtsB family cell division protein, giving the protein MASAENSATTAPDEGEKTSPRRGRRRATTVPVASREAANKAKKPARKRLESLRGDIVGVAILIGVVLVVLIAIAVPMRNYYEGKAEIARLHDSIAAKEQRKADLEAELELYNDPAYAKQEARRRLGMIEEGETAWRIMDPRMEGMEQLTSEHKLEPQSPKPWGEVMWDSLKENPK; this is encoded by the coding sequence ATGGCCTCCGCAGAAAATTCCGCAACGACCGCCCCTGACGAGGGTGAAAAGACCTCGCCTCGTCGGGGGCGTCGCCGTGCCACGACGGTGCCGGTGGCCAGCAGGGAAGCCGCCAACAAGGCAAAAAAGCCCGCCCGAAAGCGTCTGGAATCCCTTCGGGGTGACATCGTCGGCGTCGCCATCTTGATCGGCGTGGTGCTGGTTGTCCTCATCGCGATTGCGGTACCGATGCGCAACTACTACGAGGGCAAGGCGGAAATCGCTCGTCTCCACGATTCGATCGCCGCGAAAGAGCAGCGTAAAGCAGATCTGGAGGCAGAGCTAGAGCTCTACAACGATCCCGCGTACGCCAAGCAAGAGGCCCGCCGTCGTTTGGGAATGATTGAGGAAGGCGAAACTGCCTGGCGCATCATGGACCCACGCATGGAGGGCATGGAGCAGCTCACTTCTGAACACAAGCTTGAACCCCAATCCCCCAAGCCCTGGGGCGAGGTCATGTGGGATTCGCTGAAGGAGAACCCAAAGTAA
- a CDS encoding Ppx/GppA phosphatase family protein, producing the protein MAQLPAGTRVAGVDCGTNSIRLLISEVEESSTGTSLTEITRSNTIVRLGQGVDETGELHPDAIARTRDALANYVAVMEAEGVSAVRMVATSATRDAANKDAFFDMTRELLGRIQPGACAEVITGEEEARLSFLGATIDAPADAKGPFCVVDLGGGSTEFIVGTRDGDILGAYSTRMGCVRLTERIMVTDPPTAMEIAQARAYVVSQIEEALVHVPLSGAEVLVGCAGTFTTISALTLGLDSYDPERIHMSKLDFDDVRTTTRTLTAESAATRAANPVMHPGRADVIGSGAVVVEEVLAAAERVAGINQLIVSEKDILDGIVAGLVSGLNSGLGPSRPQ; encoded by the coding sequence ATGGCACAGTTACCAGCTGGCACGAGGGTCGCCGGCGTCGATTGTGGGACTAATTCCATCCGCTTGCTTATTAGCGAAGTAGAGGAATCTTCCACCGGCACGTCGCTTACAGAAATCACTCGTTCGAACACGATCGTGCGCCTAGGCCAAGGCGTGGATGAAACCGGTGAGCTTCATCCTGACGCGATCGCGCGCACGCGAGATGCGCTGGCGAATTACGTCGCCGTGATGGAGGCTGAAGGAGTTTCGGCCGTACGCATGGTCGCAACCTCCGCGACGCGCGATGCCGCCAACAAAGACGCGTTCTTCGACATGACGCGCGAACTGCTGGGACGCATCCAGCCCGGTGCGTGCGCTGAGGTCATCACGGGCGAGGAAGAAGCACGTTTGTCCTTCCTTGGTGCGACAATCGATGCTCCCGCTGACGCGAAGGGTCCGTTCTGCGTTGTCGATCTCGGGGGCGGCTCGACTGAGTTCATCGTCGGCACGCGCGATGGCGACATCCTCGGCGCGTACTCGACGCGAATGGGCTGTGTCCGTCTCACGGAACGCATCATGGTGACCGATCCCCCGACCGCCATGGAGATCGCCCAGGCCCGCGCGTACGTGGTCTCTCAGATCGAGGAAGCCCTTGTTCACGTCCCGCTCAGCGGCGCCGAAGTCCTCGTGGGATGCGCCGGTACGTTCACCACTATCAGCGCTTTGACCCTGGGATTGGATTCATACGACCCCGAGCGAATCCACATGTCCAAGCTCGACTTCGACGACGTCCGCACAACGACACGGACACTCACAGCCGAGTCCGCCGCCACACGCGCCGCCAATCCGGTGATGCACCCGGGGCGCGCGGACGTGATCGGGTCCGGCGCCGTGGTCGTGGAAGAAGTTCTTGCCGCCGCCGAACGCGTGGCGGGGATCAATCAGTTGATCGTGAGCGAAAAAGACATCCTCGACGGCATCGTCGCAGGCCTAGTCTCGGGTCTCAACTCTGGTCTCGGCCCCAGCAGACCCCAGTAG
- a CDS encoding DUF501 domain-containing protein: protein MPSTVATALPRHHEVPSESDLEVVAKQLGRAPRGVLAVAYRTPDGQPAVVATAPKLDDGTPFPTLYYLTDPRLTAEASRLEVAQVMKWMEGRLAHDGDLQADYRAAHEHYLSTRNAIEDLGTTFSGGGMPDRVKCLHVLIAYALAEGPDRVRFGTEAVALAADHANLRGTAIPAEWPTADDLGITASVNEFTGEELA, encoded by the coding sequence ATGCCCAGCACCGTCGCCACGGCCCTCCCGCGCCACCACGAAGTGCCGTCTGAGTCAGACCTGGAGGTCGTCGCTAAGCAGCTTGGCCGTGCCCCTCGCGGCGTTCTCGCGGTCGCTTATCGCACGCCCGACGGCCAGCCTGCGGTAGTCGCCACCGCGCCCAAGCTTGACGACGGCACGCCGTTCCCCACCTTGTACTACCTGACCGATCCGCGGCTCACAGCAGAAGCATCGCGGCTTGAAGTAGCGCAAGTGATGAAGTGGATGGAAGGCCGTCTTGCCCACGACGGTGATCTGCAGGCTGATTACCGCGCGGCGCATGAGCATTACTTGTCGACGAGGAATGCGATTGAAGACCTAGGCACGACCTTTTCCGGTGGGGGAATGCCCGATCGGGTCAAGTGCCTCCACGTCTTGATCGCGTACGCCTTGGCCGAAGGACCCGATCGAGTCCGCTTCGGTACAGAAGCTGTGGCGCTCGCTGCTGACCATGCCAACCTTCGTGGCACCGCGATTCCGGCGGAGTGGCCAACAGCAGATGACCTAGGAATCACAGCGAGCGTGAACGAATTCACTGGAGAGGAACTCGCCTAA
- a CDS encoding acyl carrier protein → MNPPNGLNQGLDLSGLNLDFGSDASGSEASTGVASASDSPVAAPEGDAVARIAGLLLTLGAVDDAEKVTSASTLDSLGVDSLTRIELAVRAEELFGFRVDEELFRSWTTIGDMAAYVDEHEAAAST, encoded by the coding sequence ATGAACCCACCGAATGGCCTGAACCAGGGTCTTGATCTGTCGGGATTGAACCTTGACTTCGGCTCCGACGCATCAGGGTCTGAAGCGAGCACCGGCGTGGCCTCGGCGTCGGATTCCCCCGTGGCCGCGCCGGAGGGTGACGCGGTCGCGCGTATCGCTGGGTTACTCCTTACCCTCGGTGCCGTTGACGATGCCGAAAAGGTCACGTCCGCATCCACACTGGACTCGCTGGGCGTGGATTCACTGACCCGAATCGAGCTCGCGGTGCGCGCCGAAGAGCTCTTCGGGTTCCGCGTGGATGAGGAACTGTTCCGCTCCTGGACCACGATCGGGGATATGGCAGCGTATGTGGACGAGCACGAGGCGGCTGCGTCCACGTAG
- a CDS encoding serine hydrolase domain-containing protein encodes MGTTDQLQAALDTALARGAWTDEGLVVAGGIVDTRSANGFEWSTGDVNAVFELASVTKLLAAYACLMAVEEGVFELETPCGQEGSTVRHLLAHTSGAGFLTRQRQKAPGERRIYSSAGFEILGEALERETGMSFGEYAREGVFRPLGMESTEIYGSPGHEGRSTVADLGVFAREILSPKLLDPSTVREAMTPQFPDVRGVVPGYGMQKPCPWGLGFEIKGEKSPHWMGQVAPPETVGHFGMSGTWFWAVPEWADSPAAGWAMVVLTNRMFGEWATELWPETNTEVFRALGA; translated from the coding sequence ATGGGTACTACTGATCAATTGCAGGCTGCGCTAGACACGGCACTGGCGCGTGGGGCCTGGACGGATGAGGGTTTGGTTGTTGCTGGGGGGATCGTCGATACGCGAAGTGCGAATGGCTTTGAGTGGTCGACGGGTGACGTGAACGCGGTGTTTGAGCTGGCAAGCGTGACCAAGCTGCTGGCTGCGTACGCGTGCTTGATGGCGGTGGAAGAAGGCGTTTTTGAATTGGAGACGCCGTGTGGGCAGGAGGGCTCGACGGTACGGCACCTGCTGGCGCACACCTCGGGGGCTGGGTTTTTGACGCGGCAGCGGCAGAAGGCGCCGGGGGAGAGACGCATTTATTCGTCGGCGGGCTTTGAGATTTTAGGCGAGGCGCTCGAGCGTGAAACGGGGATGTCGTTTGGTGAATATGCCCGCGAAGGTGTGTTCAGGCCGCTGGGTATGGAGTCAACGGAGATCTACGGTTCGCCGGGGCACGAGGGACGATCCACCGTCGCGGACTTGGGCGTGTTTGCCCGGGAGATTCTGTCCCCGAAACTGCTGGACCCTTCTACTGTGCGGGAGGCGATGACACCGCAATTCCCGGATGTCCGCGGGGTGGTGCCTGGGTACGGAATGCAGAAACCGTGTCCGTGGGGCCTTGGGTTTGAGATCAAAGGTGAGAAATCACCGCACTGGATGGGCCAGGTCGCGCCACCGGAAACCGTGGGGCACTTTGGGATGTCAGGGACGTGGTTCTGGGCCGTGCCGGAGTGGGCTGATTCGCCGGCGGCGGGGTGGGCCATGGTCGTTCTGACAAACCGAATGTTTGGTGAGTGGGCCACCGAATTGTGGCCGGAAACCAACACGGAGGTTTTCCGCGCTCTTGGTGCCTAG
- a CDS encoding M20/M25/M40 family metallo-hydrolase — MSTELPVVSVPTVEKHLDAIIEDALSLVAIDSYTSDLPALQKCLDALLGLVEKRLGAPSSSVRHDGGDQGNIAVVTYEGTLPGTVVIVGHYDTVWPAGTVSAWAPPAHDDPRPRLSGPGLYDMKIGLTQGIWALKLIKDAGLPHPTVTYVFNGDEEIGSPSSQHIIQDTARDADAAFVLEASLDGKVKVARKGIGNVVVTANGIEAHAGLEPEKGANAIIALMEWCLKAVELQDIDAGTTINVGLVSGGSGANVVPGRAQATLDIRHWVPEETQRLDDGFDAITWSDQRVTVTADRNWNRPPMVYTDATKELFERLQRHAADLGHELEGVSVGGGSDANFISAIGTPVICGLGAGGGGAHARHEFIYPDTVPFFTALLASAITGTTPRHA; from the coding sequence ATGAGTACCGAGCTACCCGTTGTGTCCGTTCCAACAGTCGAAAAACACCTCGATGCGATCATCGAAGACGCGCTGAGTTTGGTCGCGATTGACAGCTACACGTCCGATCTTCCGGCGCTGCAGAAGTGCCTGGATGCGCTGTTAGGGCTCGTCGAGAAGCGATTGGGTGCTCCTTCATCAAGTGTGCGGCACGACGGCGGGGACCAAGGTAACATCGCGGTTGTGACGTACGAGGGGACGCTGCCGGGCACCGTGGTGATCGTGGGGCACTATGACACCGTGTGGCCGGCAGGGACCGTCTCCGCGTGGGCGCCGCCGGCTCATGATGATCCGCGTCCACGGCTGTCCGGCCCGGGTCTGTACGACATGAAGATCGGGCTCACGCAAGGTATTTGGGCACTAAAGCTGATCAAAGACGCCGGCCTGCCGCACCCGACCGTGACCTACGTGTTCAACGGTGATGAGGAGATCGGCTCCCCCTCGTCCCAGCACATCATCCAAGACACCGCACGCGATGCGGACGCGGCGTTCGTGCTGGAAGCGAGCCTCGACGGCAAGGTGAAAGTCGCGCGTAAAGGCATTGGCAACGTGGTGGTTACCGCGAACGGAATTGAAGCGCACGCGGGCTTGGAGCCGGAAAAGGGCGCAAACGCGATCATCGCACTGATGGAGTGGTGCCTCAAAGCGGTGGAACTCCAAGACATCGATGCCGGCACCACTATCAACGTGGGCCTTGTCAGCGGCGGCAGCGGCGCCAACGTTGTCCCCGGCCGCGCCCAAGCCACATTGGACATCCGCCACTGGGTGCCTGAAGAAACACAGCGTCTCGACGATGGCTTTGACGCCATCACCTGGTCCGACCAGCGAGTAACGGTGACCGCCGACCGCAACTGGAACCGTCCGCCGATGGTCTACACGGATGCCACGAAGGAACTATTCGAGCGCCTCCAACGCCACGCCGCAGACCTCGGCCATGAGCTCGAAGGCGTATCTGTCGGCGGCGGCTCGGACGCCAACTTCATCTCCGCCATCGGCACCCCCGTCATCTGCGGCCTCGGCGCCGGTGGCGGCGGCGCCCACGCCCGCCACGAGTTCATCTACCCCGACACCGTGCCGTTCTTCACCGCTCTCCTCGCCTCCGCGATCACCGGCACCACACCGCGCCACGCCTAG